The Anabas testudineus chromosome 11, fAnaTes1.2, whole genome shotgun sequence genome has a segment encoding these proteins:
- the ppp1r10 gene encoding serine/threonine-protein phosphatase 1 regulatory subunit 10 isoform X1, with amino-acid sequence MAGGPVDPREILKGVEALLGKDGELRSLEGVPKVFSLMKASTKMVSRCMYLNILLQTKSHDVLNRFIRVGGYRLLNSWLTYSKTTNNTPLLQLILLTLQKLPLKVDHLKQNNTAKLVKQLSKSAETEELRKLASVLVDGWMATIRSQSVSSSSSNSPADKKKKKEESKVPVREVKEKSGDEEKKKEKPKAHAPSHAKIRSIGLEMDTPNPAPPKKAPTAPQLGDKYNIKPPVLKRPSSGPSDAPPLEKKYKPLNTPSNSAKEIKVKIIPAQPMEGMGFLDALNSAPVPGIKIKKKKPNASTTANSKAVSPTSNKASPFDSKPSAYSTKPSSPDTAASTTSADENQEPEQPGTPVPSEDPETSDNGEKPNALAEPRGEEERLTKKGKKKKTVHWAEEEQLKHYFYFDLDETERVNVNKIKDFGEAAKRELMMDRQTFEMARRLSHDTMEERVPWTPPRPLTLAGSLVIPGANSTEKLTQRDREMGILQEIFLNKESVPDSPHEPDPEPYEPMPPRLIPLDEQDSSMLDDSYVEPMDTTSQQGSTMAQNEGSKLPPVLANLMGNLSNSSRSPQATNTVNNPAAPTVNVQELLSSIMGATGNQSTEDLIKQPDFSDKIKQLLGSLQQNQNQNQNQGGPPPVNPGLLGHGPGMNNINNMHMQMPMNGGYPPNNPPGGPHFNHPPPPHNHGPPFNAGGGPRMMGPPPGQGRGDNGNYWGDDSMRGGPHRGGHFHRGGRGRGGGGGELGFRGRGRGGPRGGHSMNDMSKRPVCRHFMMKGSCRYEGNCAFYHPGVNGPPLPPNHPANNQHNQHPQHGH; translated from the exons ATGGCAGGGGGACCAGTGGACCCCAGAGAGATTTTGAAGGGCGTGGAGGCTCTGCTGGGGAAGGATGGAGAGCTTCGCAGCTTGGAGGGAGTCCCAAAGGTGTTTAG CCTGATGAAAGCTTCTACCAAGATGGTCAGTAGATGTATGTACCTGAACATCTTGCTGCAGACCAAATCCCATGATGTCCTTAACCG GTTTATCAGAGTTGGCGGCTACAGGCTGCTCAACTCCTGGCTCACCTACTCCAAAACCACCAACAACACACCTCTACTACAGCTCATCCTGCTCACTCTCCAGAAGCTGCCTCTCAAAGTGGATCACCTCAAACAG AACAACACAGCCAAGCTGGTGAAGCAGCTCAGCAAGAGCGCAGAGACTGAAG AGCTAAGGAAGCTGGCATCCGTGCTCGTAGACGGCTGGATGGCTACGATCCGCTCCCAGAGTGTCTCAAGCAGCAGTAGCAACTCTCCTGCTG ataagaaaaagaagaaagaggagagcaaGGTGCCAGTGCGGGAAGTGAAGGAAAAGAGTGGagatgaggagaagaagaaggagaaaccTAAAGCACACGCGCCTAGCCATGCCAAGATTCGCTCCATAG GACTGGAGATGGACACTCCCAACCCTGCCCCCCCTAAGAAGGCACCCACTGCCCCACAGCTGGGTGACAAGTACAACATTAAGCCTCCGGTCCTCAAAAGACCCAG CTCTGGTCCATCAGATGCGCCACCTCTGGAGAAAAAATATAAACCCCTCAACACCCCTTCGAACTCTGCCAAAGAGATCAAAGTCAAGATCATTCCAGCTCAGC CAATGGAGGGTATGGGGTTCCTGGATGCTCTGAACTCTGCCCCGGTACCTGGGATCAAgattaagaagaagaagcccAATGCTAGTACTACAGCTAATTCCAAGGCTGTCTCTCCCACGTCTAACAAG GCAAGTCCCTTTGACAGCAAACCATCTGCGTATTCAACTAAACCATCATCTCCAGATACTGCTGCCTCCACCACTTCTGCTGATGAGAACCAGGAGCCAGAGCAGCCCGGCACCCCTGTTCCCTCCGAGGACCCTGAAACTTCTGACAACG GTGAGAAGCCAAATGCTTTGGCAGAACCAcgtggagaagaagaaaggttgACTAAGAAgggcaagaagaagaagacagttCACTGGGCGGAGGAGGAGCAGCTTAAACACTACTTCTACTTTGATCTtgatgagacagagagag TCAATGTCAATAAGATCAAGGACTTTGGTGAGGCTGCCAAACGAGAGCTGATGATGGACAGGCAGACATTTGAGATGGCTCGTCGCCTCTCTCATGACACAATGGAAGAGAGAGTTCCCTGGACACCCCCAAGGCCCCTTACGTTGGCCGGGAGCTTGGTCATCCCTGGGGCCAACAGCACGGAGAAACTCACCCAGAGAGACCGTGAGATGGGCATCCTGCAGGAGATCTTCCTCAACAAAGAGAG TGTGCCTGACAGTCCACATGAACCAGACCCAGAGCCTTATGAACCCATGCCCCCCCGACTTATTCCTTTGGATGAG CAGGACTCCTCAATGCTGGACGATAGCTACGTTGAGCCCATGGACACCACATCACAGCAGGGCTCCACCATGGCCCAGAACGAGGGCTCCAAGCTGCCTCCAGTCCTGGCCAACCTCATGGGGAACCTCAGCAACAGCTCCCGCAGCCCGCAGGCTACCAACACCGTCAACAACCCCGCAGCTCCAACTGTCAATGTACAAGAACTGCTCTCTTCCATCATG GGTGCTACTGGTAACCAGTCTACAGAAGACTTGATCAAGCAGCCCGACTTCTCCGACAAGATTAAACAGCTACTGGGCTCCCTTCAGCAGAATcaaaaccagaaccagaatcaGGGTGGACCACCACCAG TCAACCCAGGTTTACTAGGCCACGGCCCAGGGAtgaacaacattaacaacatgcacatgcagatgCCAATGAACGGAGGCTACCCACCCAACAACCCGCCCGGTGGTCCGCACTTCAACCACCCTCCGCCCCCTCACAACCACGGACCACCCTTCAATGCAGGTGGAGGCCCGCGCATGATGGGGCCACCCCCGGGCCAGGGCCGGGGTGACAATGGCAACTACTGGGGAGACGACTCCATGAGGGGAGGTCCCCACAGAGGGGGTCATTTTCACCGTGGAGGCCgcggcagaggaggaggaggaggagagctggGCTTCAGGGGTCGAGGACGAGGAGGACCCAGGGGAGGACACAGCATGAATG ACATGTCCAAGAGGCCTGTGTGTCGTCACTTCATGATGAAGGGAAGCTGCAGATACGAGGGCAACTGTGCTTTCTACCACCCCGGAGTAAACGGGCCACCGTTGCCCCCCAACCATCCTGCTAACAACCAACACAACCAGCACCCACAGCATGGACACTAG
- the ppp1r10 gene encoding serine/threonine-protein phosphatase 1 regulatory subunit 10 isoform X2 has protein sequence MAGGPVDPREILKGVEALLGKDGELRSLEGVPKVFSLMKASTKMVSRCMYLNILLQTKSHDVLNRFIRVGGYRLLNSWLTYSKTTNNTPLLQLILLTLQKLPLKVDHLKQNNTAKLVKQLSKSAETEELRKLASVLVDGWMATIRSQSVSSSSSNSPADKKKKKEESKVPVREVKEKSGDEEKKKEKPKAHAPSHAKIRSIGLEMDTPNPAPPKKAPTAPQLGDKYNIKPPVLKRPSSGPSDAPPLEKKYKPLNTPSNSAKEIKVKIIPAQPMEGMGFLDALNSAPVPGIKIKKKKPNASTTANSKAVSPTSNKASPFDSKPSAYSTKPSSPDTAASTTSADENQEPEQPGTPVPSEDPETSDNGEKPNALAEPRGEEERLTKKGKKKKTVHWAEEEQLKHYFYFDLDETERVNVNKIKDFGEAAKRELMMDRQTFEMARRLSHDTMEERVPWTPPRPLTLAGSLVIPGANSTEKLTQRDREMGILQEIFLNKESVPDSPHEPDPEPYEPMPPRLIPLDEDSSMLDDSYVEPMDTTSQQGSTMAQNEGSKLPPVLANLMGNLSNSSRSPQATNTVNNPAAPTVNVQELLSSIMGATGNQSTEDLIKQPDFSDKIKQLLGSLQQNQNQNQNQGGPPPVNPGLLGHGPGMNNINNMHMQMPMNGGYPPNNPPGGPHFNHPPPPHNHGPPFNAGGGPRMMGPPPGQGRGDNGNYWGDDSMRGGPHRGGHFHRGGRGRGGGGGELGFRGRGRGGPRGGHSMNDMSKRPVCRHFMMKGSCRYEGNCAFYHPGVNGPPLPPNHPANNQHNQHPQHGH, from the exons ATGGCAGGGGGACCAGTGGACCCCAGAGAGATTTTGAAGGGCGTGGAGGCTCTGCTGGGGAAGGATGGAGAGCTTCGCAGCTTGGAGGGAGTCCCAAAGGTGTTTAG CCTGATGAAAGCTTCTACCAAGATGGTCAGTAGATGTATGTACCTGAACATCTTGCTGCAGACCAAATCCCATGATGTCCTTAACCG GTTTATCAGAGTTGGCGGCTACAGGCTGCTCAACTCCTGGCTCACCTACTCCAAAACCACCAACAACACACCTCTACTACAGCTCATCCTGCTCACTCTCCAGAAGCTGCCTCTCAAAGTGGATCACCTCAAACAG AACAACACAGCCAAGCTGGTGAAGCAGCTCAGCAAGAGCGCAGAGACTGAAG AGCTAAGGAAGCTGGCATCCGTGCTCGTAGACGGCTGGATGGCTACGATCCGCTCCCAGAGTGTCTCAAGCAGCAGTAGCAACTCTCCTGCTG ataagaaaaagaagaaagaggagagcaaGGTGCCAGTGCGGGAAGTGAAGGAAAAGAGTGGagatgaggagaagaagaaggagaaaccTAAAGCACACGCGCCTAGCCATGCCAAGATTCGCTCCATAG GACTGGAGATGGACACTCCCAACCCTGCCCCCCCTAAGAAGGCACCCACTGCCCCACAGCTGGGTGACAAGTACAACATTAAGCCTCCGGTCCTCAAAAGACCCAG CTCTGGTCCATCAGATGCGCCACCTCTGGAGAAAAAATATAAACCCCTCAACACCCCTTCGAACTCTGCCAAAGAGATCAAAGTCAAGATCATTCCAGCTCAGC CAATGGAGGGTATGGGGTTCCTGGATGCTCTGAACTCTGCCCCGGTACCTGGGATCAAgattaagaagaagaagcccAATGCTAGTACTACAGCTAATTCCAAGGCTGTCTCTCCCACGTCTAACAAG GCAAGTCCCTTTGACAGCAAACCATCTGCGTATTCAACTAAACCATCATCTCCAGATACTGCTGCCTCCACCACTTCTGCTGATGAGAACCAGGAGCCAGAGCAGCCCGGCACCCCTGTTCCCTCCGAGGACCCTGAAACTTCTGACAACG GTGAGAAGCCAAATGCTTTGGCAGAACCAcgtggagaagaagaaaggttgACTAAGAAgggcaagaagaagaagacagttCACTGGGCGGAGGAGGAGCAGCTTAAACACTACTTCTACTTTGATCTtgatgagacagagagag TCAATGTCAATAAGATCAAGGACTTTGGTGAGGCTGCCAAACGAGAGCTGATGATGGACAGGCAGACATTTGAGATGGCTCGTCGCCTCTCTCATGACACAATGGAAGAGAGAGTTCCCTGGACACCCCCAAGGCCCCTTACGTTGGCCGGGAGCTTGGTCATCCCTGGGGCCAACAGCACGGAGAAACTCACCCAGAGAGACCGTGAGATGGGCATCCTGCAGGAGATCTTCCTCAACAAAGAGAG TGTGCCTGACAGTCCACATGAACCAGACCCAGAGCCTTATGAACCCATGCCCCCCCGACTTATTCCTTTGGATGAG GACTCCTCAATGCTGGACGATAGCTACGTTGAGCCCATGGACACCACATCACAGCAGGGCTCCACCATGGCCCAGAACGAGGGCTCCAAGCTGCCTCCAGTCCTGGCCAACCTCATGGGGAACCTCAGCAACAGCTCCCGCAGCCCGCAGGCTACCAACACCGTCAACAACCCCGCAGCTCCAACTGTCAATGTACAAGAACTGCTCTCTTCCATCATG GGTGCTACTGGTAACCAGTCTACAGAAGACTTGATCAAGCAGCCCGACTTCTCCGACAAGATTAAACAGCTACTGGGCTCCCTTCAGCAGAATcaaaaccagaaccagaatcaGGGTGGACCACCACCAG TCAACCCAGGTTTACTAGGCCACGGCCCAGGGAtgaacaacattaacaacatgcacatgcagatgCCAATGAACGGAGGCTACCCACCCAACAACCCGCCCGGTGGTCCGCACTTCAACCACCCTCCGCCCCCTCACAACCACGGACCACCCTTCAATGCAGGTGGAGGCCCGCGCATGATGGGGCCACCCCCGGGCCAGGGCCGGGGTGACAATGGCAACTACTGGGGAGACGACTCCATGAGGGGAGGTCCCCACAGAGGGGGTCATTTTCACCGTGGAGGCCgcggcagaggaggaggaggaggagagctggGCTTCAGGGGTCGAGGACGAGGAGGACCCAGGGGAGGACACAGCATGAATG ACATGTCCAAGAGGCCTGTGTGTCGTCACTTCATGATGAAGGGAAGCTGCAGATACGAGGGCAACTGTGCTTTCTACCACCCCGGAGTAAACGGGCCACCGTTGCCCCCCAACCATCCTGCTAACAACCAACACAACCAGCACCCACAGCATGGACACTAG
- the agr2 gene encoding anterior gradient protein 2 homolog, giving the protein MIKALLSALLVLVAVTSTFGKYIPKSGKRIPQTLSRGWGDQLIWGQTYEEALYWSRSRNKPLMVIFHLEDCPHSQALRKVFSEDNEIQKILDEDFIVLNLVYETTDKHLSPDGQYVPRIIFVDPSMTVRADITGRYANRMYAYEPADIKLLLSNMQKAKKLLKSEL; this is encoded by the exons ATGATCAAAGCGCTCCTCTCAGCTCTCTTGGTCCTGGTGGCTGTGACCTCCACCTTTGGGAAATACATCCCAAAGTCTGGAAAGAGGATCCCCCAGACTCTGTCCAGAG GTTGGGGTGATCAGCTGATCTGGGGACAGACGTACGAAGAGGCTCTCTACTGGTCCAGGTCAAG GAACAAGCCTCTGATGGTCATCTTCCACCTTGAGGACTGCCCACACAGCCAGG CACTGAGGAAGGTTTTCTCTGAAGACAACGAGATCCAGAAGATTCTGGACGAGGACTTCATTGTTCTTAACCTGGTG TATGAAACCACAGACAAACATCTCTCTCCTGATGGACAGTACGTCCCCAGAATCATTTTTGTTG ACCCCTCAATGACAGTGAGAGCCGACATCACCGGTCGCTATGCCAACCGCATGTATGCCTACGAACCAGCTGACATCAAACTCT tgCTGAGCAACATGCAGAAAGCTAAGAAGCTCCTGAAGTCCGAGCTGTGA
- the tspan13b gene encoding tetraspanin-13b produces MGCAGFTCSKHSLCALNILYVMVSLLMIGIAAWGKWFGLVSSFQVVGGVIGVGVFLFFVALAGLIGAMKHHQVLLFFYMIILFMVFVVQFSVSSACLAINREQQDHLLEVGWNNSRSTQRDVEKSLNCCGFKELDPIDTCDAACFPNHSCLPCADKIQEHVGEVLHFVGGIGLFFSFTEILGVWLTYRYRNQKDPRANPSAFL; encoded by the exons ATGGGCTGCGCTGGATTCACCTGCTCCAAACACTCCCTGTGCGCGCTCAACATCCTCTATGTT atgGTGAGTCTGCTGATGATCGGCATCGCAGCATGGGGGAAGTGGTTCGGCCTGGTCTCCAGCTTCCAGGTGGTAGGAGGAGTCATCGGTGTGGGggtcttcctcttctttgtgGCCCTGGCCGGCCTCATTGGGGCCATGAAGCATCATCAGGTCTTGCTCTTCTTC TACATGATCATTCTGTTCATGGTGTTTGttgtgcagttttctgtttccagtGCCTGTTTGGCCATTAACAGAGAGCAACAG GATCACCTACTCGAGGTTGGCTGGAATAACTCTCGGAGCACTCAAAGGGATGTGGAGAAGAGCCTCAACTGCTGTGGCTTCAAAGAGCTGGACCCAATTGACACCTGTGACGCT GCCTGTTTCCCCAACCACTCGTGTTTGCCTTGTGCAGATAAGATCCAGGAACATGTTGGGGAAGTTCTGCACTTCGTAGGAGGGATCGGACTCTTTTTCAGCTTCACTGAG ATTCTGGGAGTGTGGCTCACCTATCGCTACAGGAATCAGAAGGACCCCCGAGCTAATCCCAGCGCATTCCTGTGA